One window of Sphingomonas sp. KC8 genomic DNA carries:
- a CDS encoding M23 family metallopeptidase yields the protein MVRRCAFVLRALSIVMLAGCASRLPAAPPAKAVSVCPAAGFNFQGAFQQGGLVLGTAPEGTVSLFLDGQPLRMAKGRSFLLGFGRDHRANAVIEARLADGSVQRLPITIAARVWDIQSLPTLPRGTTPTPEFLKRRAAELAQINAARTIQSDSQGWRQAFVWPVIGRISGVFGSQRIYAGEPGAPHSGVDVARPTGTPVVAPADGVVILAAAAPFSLEGNLLMIDHGMGLNSAFLHLSRIDVKVGDRVARGQRVGAIGATGRATGPHLHWSMKWQDERIDPAPLAGAMPAQ from the coding sequence ATGGTGCGCCGCTGCGCGTTTGTGTTGCGCGCGCTGTCGATCGTCATGCTGGCCGGGTGCGCGAGCAGGCTGCCGGCTGCACCGCCTGCTAAGGCCGTATCGGTGTGTCCGGCGGCGGGTTTCAACTTTCAGGGGGCGTTCCAGCAGGGTGGTCTTGTGCTTGGCACCGCCCCCGAAGGCACCGTCAGCCTGTTCCTTGATGGCCAGCCGCTGCGGATGGCGAAAGGGCGAAGTTTCCTACTTGGTTTCGGGCGGGATCACCGGGCGAATGCCGTGATCGAGGCGCGGCTGGCCGACGGTTCGGTGCAACGCCTACCGATCACGATCGCGGCGCGCGTATGGGATATCCAGTCGCTGCCGACCTTGCCCAGGGGCACGACGCCCACACCCGAATTTCTGAAGCGTCGGGCAGCCGAACTGGCACAGATCAATGCCGCGCGCACGATCCAATCGGATTCGCAAGGGTGGCGGCAGGCGTTCGTCTGGCCGGTCATCGGCCGGATCAGCGGCGTGTTCGGATCGCAGCGTATCTATGCGGGTGAACCGGGTGCGCCGCATTCAGGGGTGGATGTGGCCCGGCCGACGGGAACGCCGGTGGTGGCGCCGGCTGATGGGGTCGTCATTCTGGCGGCGGCGGCCCCGTTCAGTCTGGAGGGCAATCTGCTGATGATCGATCATGGCATGGGGCTGAACAGCGCATTCCTCCATCTGTCGCGGATCGACGTGAAAGTGGGTGACCGGGTGGCGCGCGGCCAGCGGGTTGGTGCGATCGGGGCCACGGGCCGCGCGACCGGGCCGCACCTTCATTGGAGCATGAAGTGGCAGGACGAGCGGATCGACCCCGCGCCGCTCGCGGGGGCGATGCCGGCGCAATGA
- the xseA gene encoding exodeoxyribonuclease VII large subunit: MSDLPFEPARLLAEETPGDNSPALSVSELSGALKRSVEERFGHVRVRGEISGFKRVGSGHCYLALKDDKAVIDGVIWKGTAGGLAFRPEDGIEVIATGRLTTYPGRSKYQIIIERMELAGQGALMALLDQRRRALAAEGLFDRERKKALPYLPAVIGVVTSPTGAVIRDILHRLADRCPTRVMLWPVLVQGEGAAEQVAAAVRGFDAMPADGPLPRPDLVIVARGGGSIEDLWAFNEEAVVRAVAGCSIPIISAVGHETDTTLCDFAADVRAPTPTAAAEIAVPVRADLLASLRELGARAGRCANRYHQRAGERLEATARRLPTPDRLLGPQQQKLDELGDRLPRGLSRRLAVARGDLAHAAGALRPSLLKARVDRAGERLAAVRFRPALIDARLAEAAAQVQRLWRLAEGLNPERPLAKGYAWVGRRPDGGVVTTAAAARTAGALTLHFADGSVDARVERGGRAAYPAAEPVQPSLL, from the coding sequence ATGAGCGATCTTCCCTTCGAACCTGCGCGGCTGTTAGCCGAGGAGACGCCCGGCGACAATTCGCCAGCGTTGAGTGTTTCCGAACTATCCGGCGCATTGAAGCGCAGCGTGGAAGAACGATTCGGCCATGTCCGCGTGCGCGGCGAGATTTCGGGCTTCAAGCGGGTCGGATCGGGCCATTGCTATCTTGCCTTGAAGGATGACAAGGCGGTGATCGACGGCGTGATCTGGAAGGGCACGGCCGGCGGCCTTGCCTTTCGCCCCGAAGACGGGATCGAGGTGATCGCAACCGGCCGGCTGACCACCTATCCTGGCCGATCGAAATATCAGATCATCATCGAACGGATGGAACTGGCGGGGCAGGGCGCGCTGATGGCGCTGCTCGATCAGCGCCGCCGGGCGCTGGCCGCCGAAGGGTTGTTCGATCGCGAGCGCAAAAAGGCGCTACCCTATCTGCCGGCGGTGATCGGCGTCGTCACATCGCCCACCGGGGCGGTGATTCGCGACATCCTCCACCGGCTGGCGGATCGCTGCCCGACGCGGGTGATGTTGTGGCCGGTGTTGGTGCAGGGCGAGGGTGCTGCCGAACAGGTGGCGGCGGCCGTGCGCGGGTTCGATGCTATGCCGGCCGATGGCCCGCTGCCCCGGCCCGATCTGGTGATCGTCGCGCGTGGCGGCGGGTCGATCGAGGATCTGTGGGCGTTCAATGAAGAAGCGGTGGTCCGCGCGGTGGCCGGCTGTTCGATCCCGATCATTTCGGCGGTTGGCCACGAAACCGATACCACCTTGTGCGATTTCGCCGCCGACGTGCGTGCGCCGACGCCGACCGCGGCCGCCGAAATCGCGGTGCCGGTGCGGGCTGACCTGCTGGCGTCGTTACGCGAACTGGGCGCGCGGGCGGGGCGTTGCGCCAATCGCTATCATCAGCGCGCGGGCGAGCGGCTGGAGGCGACAGCGCGGCGTTTGCCGACGCCTGATCGCCTACTTGGCCCCCAACAGCAAAAGCTGGATGAACTGGGCGATCGCCTGCCGCGCGGGCTTTCGCGGCGGCTGGCGGTGGCGCGGGGCGATCTGGCCCACGCCGCCGGCGCCTTGCGTCCATCATTGCTGAAGGCGCGGGTCGACCGGGCGGGTGAACGGCTGGCCGCTGTGCGTTTCCGTCCCGCGTTGATCGACGCGCGGCTGGCCGAGGCGGCGGCGCAAGTGCAGCGATTGTGGCGGCTGGCCGAAGGGCTGAACCCCGAACGGCCGCTTGCCAAAGGCTATGCCTGGGTAGGCCGGCGGCCCGATGGTGGCGTGGTGACGACGGCGGCCGCGGCGCGCACGGCGGGGGCGCTGACGCTGCATTTCGCCGATGGCAGTGTCGATGCACGGGTTGAGCGCGGCGGCCGGGCCGCCTATCCTGCGGCCGAACCCGTACAACCGAGCCTGCTTTGA
- a CDS encoding DUF2093 domain-containing protein codes for MLMSQGSRPAKLHYMANNFRMLASGDHVLCAVSGERIPLDNLRYWSVDKQEAYATAEISTKAALSA; via the coding sequence ATGTTGATGTCCCAAGGCAGCCGGCCTGCCAAGCTGCATTATATGGCCAATAATTTCCGGATGCTGGCGTCGGGCGATCATGTCCTCTGCGCCGTATCGGGCGAACGCATCCCGCTGGATAATCTGCGCTATTGGAGCGTGGACAAGCAGGAAGCCTATGCCACCGCCGAAATTTCGACCAAGGCGGCGCTTTCCGCGTGA
- a CDS encoding NAD-dependent epimerase/dehydratase family protein, with product MKRAEIEGKRILITGATGQFAKPLVAAYAGKAQVFAAARYAKDEDRAEIAAMGATPVRIDLSDPASLSAIPEVDYVVNAAVAKTGDFDRDLAENAEGVGFLIAHCRSAKAFVHISTTGVYAYEGIEPRKESDPLGDNHRSMMPTYSIAKIATESVCRFAAKAYGVPTTIARMSVPYGDNGGWPWYHLLMMQNGVPITIHPDRPNLYSPLHVDDYVEKIPYLLGAATTGVTTTNFGGSQAASVEEWCAYIGELTGFTPVFEESAAAFGALSIDTTRMHSLIGETKVDWRDGIHRMVSALAPDLIKTKA from the coding sequence ATGAAGCGGGCGGAAATCGAAGGAAAACGGATTTTGATCACCGGGGCGACAGGGCAATTCGCCAAGCCGCTGGTGGCAGCATATGCCGGCAAGGCGCAAGTGTTTGCCGCCGCCCGCTACGCCAAGGACGAAGACCGCGCCGAAATCGCCGCGATGGGCGCCACGCCCGTCCGCATCGACCTGTCTGACCCCGCCAGCCTGTCTGCGATTCCCGAGGTAGATTATGTCGTCAACGCCGCCGTCGCCAAGACCGGTGATTTCGATCGCGATCTCGCAGAAAATGCCGAAGGCGTTGGCTTCCTGATCGCCCACTGCCGCAGCGCCAAGGCGTTCGTCCACATCTCGACGACGGGCGTTTACGCCTATGAGGGGATCGAACCGCGCAAGGAAAGCGATCCGCTGGGCGATAACCACCGGTCAATGATGCCGACTTATTCGATCGCCAAGATTGCCACCGAATCCGTCTGCCGTTTCGCCGCCAAGGCCTATGGCGTGCCGACGACGATCGCGCGGATGAGCGTGCCTTATGGCGATAATGGCGGCTGGCCCTGGTATCATCTGCTGATGATGCAGAATGGCGTGCCGATCACCATCCACCCCGATCGTCCCAACCTCTACAGCCCGCTCCATGTCGACGATTATGTCGAAAAGATCCCCTATCTGCTGGGGGCCGCCACCACCGGCGTCACCACCACCAATTTCGGCGGATCACAGGCTGCCAGCGTTGAAGAATGGTGCGCCTATATCGGCGAACTAACCGGCTTCACCCCCGTGTTCGAGGAAAGCGCGGCCGCCTTTGGCGCGCTGTCGATCGATACGACGCGGATGCACAGCCTGATCGGCGAAACCAAGGTCGACTGGCGTGACGGCATCCACCGCATGGTTAGCGCCCTGGCGCCTGACCTGATCAAAACGAAGGCCTGA
- the purD gene encoding phosphoribosylamine--glycine ligase: MKVLLLGSGGREHALAWKLAQSPRLTKLYAAPGNPGIAEHAECVALDPANPHAVLAFARDMEVGLVVIGPEAPLVAGVGDLLRDNGVLVFGPDATAAQLEGSKGFTKDLCTRESIPTAAYARVTDIAAARAALTGFGLPVVIKADGLAAGKGVVIAMTADEADAAIVDMFDGSFGDAGTEVVIEEFLTGEEASFFAITDGTAVVPFGSAQDHKRVGEGDTGPNTGGMGAYSPARVLTPELEARAMAEIVEPTVRAMAAAGMPYSGVLYAGLMLTADGPKLIEYNARFGDPECQVLMMRLEDDLLDLLLKVAEGRLGESTPPRLADTVALTVVMAANGYPGTPEKGGAISGIAGAEAHGAKVFHAGTALAGDTLVASGGRVLNVTATGASVADAKTAAYRAVDAIAFPSGFCRRDIGWREVERESNGTA, encoded by the coding sequence ATGAAAGTCCTGCTGCTGGGTTCGGGCGGGCGCGAACATGCGCTGGCATGGAAACTCGCGCAATCGCCACGGCTGACGAAGCTTTACGCCGCGCCGGGCAATCCGGGAATAGCCGAGCATGCCGAATGCGTCGCGCTCGACCCGGCCAACCCCCATGCCGTGCTCGCTTTCGCACGCGATATGGAAGTCGGTCTGGTCGTGATCGGGCCGGAAGCGCCGCTGGTTGCCGGCGTCGGCGATCTGCTGCGCGACAATGGCGTGCTGGTGTTCGGCCCGGATGCGACCGCCGCCCAGCTCGAAGGGTCCAAGGGTTTCACCAAGGATCTGTGCACGCGCGAATCGATCCCGACGGCGGCCTATGCCCGCGTCACCGATATCGCCGCCGCGCGCGCAGCCCTTACCGGTTTCGGCCTGCCCGTCGTGATCAAGGCCGATGGCCTTGCCGCCGGCAAGGGCGTGGTGATCGCGATGACGGCTGATGAAGCCGATGCCGCGATCGTCGATATGTTCGACGGCAGCTTCGGCGATGCCGGCACCGAAGTGGTGATCGAAGAATTTCTGACCGGCGAGGAAGCCAGCTTCTTCGCGATTACCGATGGCACCGCCGTCGTCCCGTTCGGATCGGCGCAGGATCACAAGCGCGTCGGCGAAGGCGATACCGGCCCGAACACCGGCGGCATGGGCGCGTACAGCCCGGCCCGCGTGCTGACCCCGGAACTCGAAGCCCGCGCCATGGCTGAAATCGTCGAACCCACCGTTCGCGCGATGGCGGCGGCCGGCATGCCTTATTCGGGCGTGCTTTATGCCGGGCTGATGCTGACGGCCGATGGCCCCAAGCTGATCGAATATAATGCCCGTTTCGGCGATCCCGAATGCCAGGTGCTGATGATGCGGCTGGAGGATGATCTGCTCGATCTGCTTCTGAAGGTCGCCGAAGGGCGGCTGGGCGAATCCACCCCGCCACGTCTGGCCGATACCGTCGCACTGACGGTGGTGATGGCCGCCAACGGCTATCCCGGCACGCCTGAAAAGGGCGGCGCGATATCGGGTATCGCCGGGGCCGAAGCACATGGCGCCAAGGTGTTCCACGCCGGCACCGCGCTTGCTGGTGACACGCTCGTCGCCAGTGGCGGCCGCGTCCTCAACGTCACCGCCACTGGCGCCAGCGTCGCGGACGCCAAGACCGCAGCCTATCGTGCGGTCGACGCGATCGCCTTTCCCAGCGGCTTTTGTCGCCGCGATATTGGCTGGCGCGAGGTGGAACGCGAATCCAACGGAACAGCTTGA
- a CDS encoding PepSY-associated TM helix domain-containing protein, whose translation MYRTVWRWHFYAGLMVLPVLLWLAVTGALYLYKPEIEGIVYRGWSTASGPALAITPMVARVEAASGARVVSLSRPADPAASWRMTLAAADGTHRLAFVDPATGRVLGTARDGGVMGLVRSLHSLMITGPVGNAVVEIVAGWTILLVLSGVYLWWPRGTNRALALRGRPTGRLFWRDLHASTGAIAGAVILFLAVTGMPWSGIWGKGLQTVVAIYGLGRPPSPGPSPWQRGKDHGGHMPAKAALPWAMQEATAPAGRKGHDIGADRAVAIANGRGLSAPWLLVPPAEAGNPYLVASVIERADEARAIYVDAANGRVLADMHYADFGIGARTIEWGIAVHQGQQYGEANRLVMLAGCIAIVLLTISAPILWWKRRRNGRLEAPPRAVDPKRARGVATIMLAVGVLFPLTGATMVAALLGDRLWLRGRRRIA comes from the coding sequence ATGTATCGCACCGTCTGGCGCTGGCATTTTTATGCCGGGCTGATGGTGCTGCCGGTCCTGCTGTGGCTGGCGGTGACGGGCGCTCTCTATCTCTACAAGCCGGAGATAGAGGGCATCGTCTATCGGGGCTGGTCCACCGCGAGTGGGCCGGCACTGGCCATCACGCCGATGGTGGCGCGGGTGGAGGCGGCAAGCGGCGCGCGCGTCGTCAGCCTGTCCCGCCCGGCCGATCCGGCAGCGAGCTGGCGGATGACCCTGGCCGCTGCCGATGGCACGCACCGGCTTGCCTTTGTCGATCCCGCGACCGGGCGGGTTCTGGGCACGGCGCGGGACGGTGGGGTGATGGGCCTTGTCCGTTCGCTCCACAGCCTGATGATCACCGGCCCGGTCGGCAATGCCGTGGTCGAGATCGTTGCCGGCTGGACGATCCTGCTAGTGTTGAGCGGGGTATATCTGTGGTGGCCGCGCGGGACGAACCGTGCGCTGGCGTTGCGCGGTCGCCCGACGGGACGGCTGTTCTGGCGCGATCTTCACGCCTCCACCGGCGCGATCGCCGGTGCCGTGATCCTGTTCCTGGCGGTAACAGGTATGCCGTGGTCCGGCATCTGGGGAAAAGGCCTGCAGACGGTGGTCGCGATCTATGGCCTTGGCCGGCCGCCATCGCCAGGCCCTTCGCCGTGGCAGCGCGGCAAGGATCATGGCGGGCATATGCCGGCCAAGGCGGCCTTGCCCTGGGCGATGCAGGAAGCCACCGCACCCGCTGGCCGCAAAGGGCATGATATCGGTGCGGACCGGGCGGTGGCGATCGCCAACGGGCGCGGGCTTTCGGCGCCCTGGCTGCTGGTGCCGCCGGCCGAAGCGGGCAATCCCTATCTCGTGGCGTCGGTGATCGAGCGGGCGGACGAAGCGCGCGCCATCTATGTCGATGCGGCGAATGGCCGGGTGCTTGCCGATATGCATTATGCCGATTTCGGCATCGGCGCGCGGACGATCGAATGGGGTATCGCGGTCCATCAGGGGCAACAATATGGCGAGGCGAACCGGCTGGTCATGCTGGCGGGCTGCATCGCGATCGTGTTGCTGACGATCAGCGCCCCGATATTGTGGTGGAAACGTCGACGGAACGGCCGTCTGGAAGCGCCGCCGCGGGCCGTTGATCCGAAGCGGGCACGTGGTGTCGCCACGATCATGCTGGCGGTGGGCGTGTTGTTCCCATTGACCGGGGCGACGATGGTCGCGGCGCTTCTGGGCGATAGGCTTTGGCTGCGGGGCCGACGACGCATTGCATGA
- a CDS encoding DUF2339 domain-containing protein, translating into MLEFWAIVGLIIAVAMLRGRISRAEQRIVALGEELRELRLASDPAVAPAMAQPIADPEVIAEPEPVFEPVATPELRSMPEVQAVAQTAVLAETAAIPKEDTVPPPPPTPARPPVTSRVFEELFGSRLPIWAGGVTLAVAGFFLVKYSIDTGLLSPAIRVILAMLFAVGLVGGAEAARRIPMLARDPRVAQALAGAGIAVAYIAVLIAANLYGLIAPLTAFVGLATVTAAAIGLALRFGAPSAVLGLVGGLSAPALAGGTEAHAPVLALYLMLVIAAIAGVSRRQGWLWLSIAALIGGFGWGALLIATSVIDVATAGAVGVLLLVLAFGVPVLAAGSDAGDPARWLRAGTVVAAAVQLALLVVQGGFAPLVWGFYGLLAIGAVVLARIDPRQWMLPPVALGVALIVLMLWPAPSLPMLVAVAGGVIAIFAAPALIDAWHPVRGRISAAQGAAALIGAVGIGWLHFPELLGGSGWGVTALAFAAAPGLAAARGWGLAQRRDDWRFALLSTASGVLVAIAAALALPDAWLPPIFAGIACALAWLARKAEDALLEWAPRALGLVAVLHLGLLGADGGLANDAAVNLRLFLTAALFVVAGHIERNRWIGAPWLVFAALLAVRILFNILPVDWTPVVCAMLALGLALVADHRETIRARPAAATFAAIGGVSMAAGLAIWLEGSAAALVGAFVFAGDLPLPTRSLLLMGGPALAIIAMLLRTRAVPLPALRAALFVFCGVTLAATGHVLFKQIFAIAGEGEAIAYAFAERVILTQLLFAAGVAALWQQARHPLLRVAGVAVLALAAFRLVWFDLLLFAPVLRDQAVGPWPIVNLLLLAYGLPLIWIGLFKRLEPDFAALLRKPVTALAMALVLMLVAASVRQFFEGSVLTGEGVSPNEDIARSIAGIVLAIGFLRYGIARGGKAWRIAALVLMLATVLKVFGWDAKGLEGLLRIGSFVALGFSLIGIGFLYNRYLVGSAAAPSAE; encoded by the coding sequence ATGCTGGAATTCTGGGCGATCGTCGGGCTGATCATCGCCGTCGCCATGTTGCGCGGCCGGATCAGCCGCGCCGAACAGCGGATAGTGGCGCTGGGCGAAGAGCTTCGGGAACTGCGTCTGGCGTCCGATCCGGCCGTGGCCCCGGCAATGGCCCAACCGATCGCCGATCCCGAGGTGATTGCAGAGCCGGAGCCTGTTTTCGAACCGGTGGCTACGCCAGAGTTGCGGTCCATGCCGGAGGTGCAGGCCGTCGCGCAGACGGCCGTTCTGGCTGAAACCGCGGCCATTCCGAAAGAGGACACCGTTCCCCCACCACCGCCTACTCCCGCCCGTCCGCCGGTAACATCGCGGGTGTTCGAGGAATTGTTCGGATCTCGCCTGCCGATCTGGGCGGGTGGGGTGACGCTGGCGGTGGCCGGATTCTTCCTCGTCAAATATTCGATCGATACCGGGCTGTTATCGCCGGCGATCCGGGTGATCCTGGCGATGCTGTTTGCTGTCGGACTGGTTGGTGGCGCGGAAGCGGCGCGGCGCATCCCGATGCTCGCCCGTGATCCGAGGGTCGCCCAGGCACTGGCCGGGGCCGGCATCGCCGTTGCCTATATCGCGGTGCTGATCGCCGCCAATCTCTATGGCCTGATCGCGCCGTTGACGGCTTTTGTCGGGCTGGCGACGGTGACGGCGGCGGCAATCGGCCTCGCGCTGCGATTTGGCGCGCCATCGGCGGTGCTTGGTCTGGTCGGTGGGCTTTCCGCCCCGGCATTGGCGGGGGGAACGGAAGCGCATGCGCCGGTACTGGCGCTGTATCTGATGCTGGTGATCGCGGCGATTGCCGGGGTTTCCCGGCGCCAGGGCTGGCTGTGGCTGTCGATTGCGGCCCTGATCGGCGGGTTTGGCTGGGGGGCGCTGCTGATCGCGACGAGCGTGATCGATGTCGCGACGGCCGGCGCGGTGGGCGTGTTGCTGCTGGTCCTGGCCTTTGGCGTGCCGGTGCTGGCGGCGGGCAGCGATGCGGGTGATCCGGCACGCTGGCTGCGCGCGGGCACCGTGGTCGCCGCTGCGGTGCAGCTGGCGTTGCTCGTCGTTCAAGGCGGGTTCGCGCCGCTGGTGTGGGGTTTCTATGGCCTGCTGGCGATCGGTGCGGTGGTGCTGGCACGGATTGATCCACGCCAGTGGATGCTGCCTCCCGTTGCGCTGGGCGTTGCGCTGATCGTGCTGATGCTGTGGCCGGCGCCCAGCCTGCCGATGCTGGTGGCGGTGGCGGGCGGGGTGATCGCGATCTTCGCCGCGCCCGCGCTGATCGACGCCTGGCATCCGGTGCGGGGTCGGATCAGCGCAGCGCAGGGGGCTGCCGCGTTGATCGGAGCGGTGGGGATTGGCTGGCTGCATTTTCCCGAATTGCTGGGAGGAAGCGGTTGGGGCGTAACCGCCTTGGCGTTTGCGGCCGCCCCGGGGCTGGCCGCTGCGCGCGGTTGGGGCCTTGCGCAGCGGCGCGACGACTGGCGGTTTGCGTTGCTGTCGACGGCTTCAGGCGTGCTGGTCGCGATCGCAGCGGCGCTGGCATTGCCCGACGCGTGGCTGCCGCCGATCTTTGCCGGCATTGCCTGTGCGCTGGCCTGGCTGGCGCGCAAGGCTGAGGACGCATTGCTGGAATGGGCACCGCGGGCGTTGGGGCTGGTGGCCGTGCTGCATCTGGGCCTGCTCGGTGCAGATGGCGGGCTGGCGAACGATGCGGCGGTCAATTTGCGGCTGTTCCTGACGGCGGCGCTGTTCGTGGTCGCTGGGCATATCGAACGCAATCGCTGGATCGGTGCGCCTTGGCTGGTGTTTGCCGCCTTGTTGGCCGTGCGCATATTGTTCAATATTTTGCCTGTCGACTGGACACCGGTCGTCTGCGCCATGCTGGCGCTCGGCCTCGCGCTGGTGGCCGACCATCGGGAAACCATCCGTGCGCGGCCGGCGGCGGCGACTTTCGCTGCCATCGGCGGTGTCAGCATGGCGGCCGGACTGGCAATCTGGCTAGAGGGCAGCGCCGCCGCGCTGGTCGGCGCATTCGTGTTCGCTGGCGATTTGCCATTGCCGACACGCAGCCTGTTGCTGATGGGGGGACCGGCATTGGCGATCATCGCCATGCTGTTGCGGACGCGGGCGGTGCCTTTGCCCGCTTTGCGTGCCGCGTTGTTCGTGTTCTGCGGGGTTACGCTGGCGGCGACGGGACATGTGCTGTTCAAGCAGATTTTCGCGATCGCCGGCGAAGGTGAGGCGATAGCCTATGCCTTTGCCGAGCGAGTGATTCTAACGCAGCTGTTGTTTGCGGCTGGGGTTGCGGCGCTGTGGCAGCAGGCGCGCCATCCGTTGTTGCGGGTTGCGGGGGTGGCCGTGCTGGCGCTGGCGGCGTTCCGGCTGGTCTGGTTCGATCTGCTCCTGTTTGCCCCCGTGCTGCGCGATCAGGCTGTCGGCCCCTGGCCGATCGTCAATCTGCTGTTGCTGGCTTATGGCCTGCCATTGATCTGGATTGGCCTGTTCAAACGGCTTGAACCTGATTTTGCGGCCCTGCTGCGCAAGCCGGTGACGGCCCTTGCCATGGCGCTGGTGCTGATGCTGGTTGCAGCCAGCGTGCGGCAATTCTTCGAAGGAAGCGTCCTGACGGGTGAAGGCGTCAGCCCGAACGAAGACATCGCCCGGTCGATTGCCGGCATCGTGCTGGCGATCGGATTTCTGCGTTACGGTATCGCGCGCGGCGGCAAGGCGTGGCGGATTGCCGCGCTGGTGCTGATGCTGGCGACGGTGCTGAAGGTCTTTGGCTGGGAT
- a CDS encoding TonB-dependent receptor family protein encodes MSTFHRALGCASLAAVAISTPAWAEDADRETIIVTAQSVLADAREAVARTAGGADVVAAADFEDKLAVSLRDALAFSPGVYTQPRFGQEVRLSVRGSGISRGFHMRGLMLFQDGIPINLADNNGDFQELDPQVFQQIAVYRGANALRFGSSTLGGGIDAVTPTGRTAPGIEVRIDGGSFDTQRGKLAAGFATARGDGWFALTGDRSDGDRDHAGRRAIRFNGNVGIKLTDRIETRFYASVNNINQDLPGALTMADALGTPRKANAGSVAGDQARDVDSLRFQNRTTVDLGDTKLVFGGFFNAKQLFHPIFQVIDQKSEDRGGFARIDWAGDIGLPVEASLGTTARFGTVRAKQFVNIAGKRGAQTADVTQTARTIDTYGEVRIAPMADLWLIAGGVYTSGRREIANRFVPARSGEASFDAFAPKFGLLWAPRANVQVYANYSRSVELPGYSELSQTPNTGLPGFVDLDPQRAWTMEIGTRGRIGIAAWDISVYRADLKGEMLQFNVASDIPASTFNAGKTRHQGIEAALTLDLTPWARLRQAYQLNDFRFRNDRDYGDNRLPVVAKHLYRADLRLGSDRISITPNLEWLPQGAWADYQNSTRTKGYALVGLNAEAEVRDGVTLFVDARNLTGKKAIGDISAVVQANAASAIYYPVERRAVYGGVRARF; translated from the coding sequence ATGTCGACTTTTCATCGCGCGCTTGGTTGCGCGTCGCTTGCTGCCGTTGCCATTTCCACGCCTGCGTGGGCCGAAGACGCGGATCGCGAAACCATCATCGTCACCGCCCAGTCCGTTCTTGCCGATGCGCGTGAAGCTGTCGCCCGCACGGCCGGTGGCGCGGATGTCGTCGCGGCGGCCGATTTCGAAGACAAGCTTGCCGTATCACTGCGCGATGCCCTGGCGTTTTCGCCGGGCGTTTACACACAGCCGCGCTTTGGACAGGAAGTGCGTCTGTCGGTGCGCGGATCGGGGATCAGCCGGGGTTTCCACATGCGCGGGCTGATGCTGTTCCAGGACGGCATACCGATCAATCTTGCTGACAATAATGGCGATTTCCAGGAACTGGATCCGCAGGTCTTCCAGCAAATCGCGGTGTATCGCGGTGCGAATGCGCTGCGCTTCGGATCGTCGACGCTGGGCGGCGGGATCGACGCGGTGACGCCAACCGGGCGTACAGCGCCGGGGATCGAGGTGCGGATCGACGGCGGCAGCTTCGACACGCAGCGCGGCAAGCTGGCGGCCGGCTTTGCGACCGCGCGGGGCGACGGCTGGTTCGCCCTGACCGGAGACCGATCGGACGGGGATCGCGATCACGCCGGGCGACGGGCGATCCGGTTCAACGGCAATGTCGGCATCAAGCTGACCGACCGGATCGAAACGCGCTTTTACGCCAGCGTCAACAATATCAATCAGGATCTGCCCGGCGCGCTGACGATGGCCGACGCGCTGGGGACGCCGCGTAAGGCCAATGCTGGCAGCGTGGCCGGCGATCAGGCGCGTGATGTCGATTCGCTACGATTCCAGAACCGCACGACGGTGGATCTTGGTGATACAAAGCTCGTGTTCGGCGGCTTTTTCAATGCCAAGCAACTGTTCCACCCGATCTTTCAGGTGATCGATCAGAAATCGGAAGATCGCGGTGGTTTCGCGCGGATCGACTGGGCGGGGGATATCGGCCTGCCTGTTGAAGCAAGCCTTGGCACGACGGCGCGTTTCGGCACGGTGCGGGCCAAGCAGTTCGTCAACATCGCGGGCAAGCGTGGCGCGCAGACGGCGGACGTGACGCAGACTGCGCGGACGATCGACACTTATGGCGAAGTGCGGATCGCGCCGATGGCTGATCTGTGGTTGATTGCGGGTGGTGTTTACACATCCGGCCGGCGCGAAATCGCCAATCGCTTCGTTCCGGCGCGCAGCGGCGAGGCCAGTTTCGATGCGTTCGCGCCCAAGTTCGGGCTGTTGTGGGCGCCGCGCGCCAATGTGCAGGTCTATGCCAATTACAGCCGTTCGGTGGAATTGCCTGGCTATTCCGAACTCAGCCAGACCCCGAATACCGGCTTGCCGGGCTTCGTCGATCTCGACCCCCAGCGCGCCTGGACGATGGAAATCGGCACGCGTGGGCGGATCGGCATCGCGGCGTGGGATATCAGCGTCTATCGCGCCGATCTGAAGGGCGAGATGCTTCAGTTCAATGTCGCATCGGACATTCCCGCATCGACCTTCAACGCCGGCAAGACGCGGCATCAGGGGATCGAAGCGGCGCTGACACTGGATCTCACGCCATGGGCGCGGCTGCGGCAGGCCTATCAGCTCAACGATTTCCGGTTCCGTAATGATCGCGATTATGGCGACAACCGTCTGCCGGTGGTGGCCAAGCACTTGTATCGCGCCGATCTGCGGCTGGGCAGCGACCGGATCAGCATCACGCCCAATCTGGAATGGCTGCCGCAGGGCGCGTGGGCGGATTATCAGAACAGCACGAGGACGAAGGGCTATGCGCTGGTCGGCCTCAATGCCGAAGCCGAGGTGCGCGACGGCGTCACCCTGTTCGTCGATGCCCGAAATCTGACGGGCAAAAAGGCGATCGGCGATATTTCGGCGGTGGTGCAGGCCAATGCTGCGTCGGCCATTTATTATCCGGTCGAACGGCGTGCCGTTTACGGCGGCGTGCGCGCGCGGTTCTGA